From the genome of Labrus bergylta chromosome 12, fLabBer1.1, whole genome shotgun sequence, one region includes:
- the LOC109984895 gene encoding plakophilin-1 isoform X2 codes for MAHEPLRSAMSMRSREDTSLALPNDHKLRSGQQRVLDQVHTIKRTKSKPGTNGTLSPSPTSMISPLSWTTNEFGAFKFTPSKANGNFSRTNSTLSTGYNKSVNAQRSRTLSSKTMGTRNVSTSGIWEQQMNNSNWPRSQNGLKPSRSDPALAPTYAAAPASIMRAKGQTVQNQQTLQTRVNRHSTYSIPNGISLTNSQTRMVRPISAQSQTEGKMGTLKPIKLGQMSGVTSTATMSDLTLKEAVEFLSHPDENYQQCGATYIQHTTYKEEHAKQEVYQLDGIPTLVALLRSPHVGVSQAAAGALRNLVFRDQDNKLEVQHCGGIGKALQLLKETDSTETQKQVTGLLWNLSSADELKGELIATALPALTENVVVPFTCWSDNSANNNIHPDVFHSATGCLRNLSCAKQKERQAMRECPGLIDSLMSYVQSCVAEENPDDKSVENCACILHNLTYQLEAESPQCFSKFKSQIASQSEDRKSPTIGCFSPRSNRAQKEFSFDMTRGMMDDSTPSGVKWLCHPRAMQTYLSLLGSSRKDATLEACCGALQNLTASKGLGSSAMSQILVHKLGALMHLSPLLKSPNRSLQKTAMSLLGNISRTDSLQTSIAKQILPELTGILSSTPREMGNSDETIASTCNTVRSLIMAEPEVSKKVVNSELVTSLADLSENGSFPKGSKAASLLLYSLWNEKNFQGVVKKLGFSKSLFVNDTTTAVHRLAQVIE; via the exons ATGGCTCACGAGCCACTGCGGTCGGCGATGAGCATGAGGAGCCGCGAGGACACGTCGCTCGCGCTGCCAAACGATCACAAACTGCGCTCGGGACAGCAGCGCGTGCTGGACCAGGTGCACACCATCAAGAGGACCAAGTCGAAGCCTGGGACGAACGGCACACTGTCGCCCTCTCCAACAA GTATGATAAGTCCGCTGTCTTGGACAACAAACGAGTTCGGAGCGTTTAAATTTACTCCATCCAAAGCAAATGGAAACTTCAGTCGCACCAACTCCACCTTGTCAACAGGATACAACAAATCG gttaatGCTCAGAGGAGTCGCACTCTGTCCAGTAAAACCATGGGGACAAGAAATGTCAGCACCTCAGGAATATGGGAACAACAAATGAACAATTCCAACTGGCCCAGGAGTCAAAACGGACTGAAACCCAGTCGGAGTGATCCTGCCTTGGCTCCTACAtatgctgctgctcctgcatcTATTATG aGAGCCAAAGGGCAGACTGTCCAGAACCAGCAAACCCTCCAGACTCGGGTCAATAGACACAGCACCTATTCCATTCCAAATGGCATTTCGTTGACCAACAGCCAGACACGCATGGTCCGACCAATCTCTGCCCAATCACAAACCGAGGGCAAGATGGGAACCCTCAAACCAATCAAATTAGGGCAGATGTCAGG TGTGACCAGTACAGCGACCATGTCAGACCTTACCCTTAAAGAGGCTGTCGAGTTTCTGTCTCACCCTGAtgaaaattaccaacagtgTGGAGCGACCTACATCCAGCACACCACCTATAAGGAGGAGCATGCCAAACAGGAG GTTTATCAGCTAGACGGTATACCAACTCTGGTGGCCCTGCTGCGGAGCCCCCACGTTGGGGTGAGCCAGGCTGCTGCAGGGGCTCTGAGGAACCTGGTGTTCAGAGACCAAGACAACAAGCTGGAGGTTCAGCACTGTGGCGGTATAGGAAAGGCCCTGCAGCTGCTAAAAGAGACAGACTCAACTGAGACCCAGAAACAAGTCACTG GCCTGCTGTGGAACCTGTCCTCTGCTGATGAGCTGAAGGGCGAACTTATAGCGACAGCCCTGCCCGCTCTCACTGAGAATGTGGTGGTACCATTCACCTGCTGGTCAGACAACAGCGCCAACAACAACATTCACCCTGATGTCTTTCACAGTGCCACAGGATGCCTGCG GAACCTGAGCTGTGCCAAGCAGAAGGAGAGGCAGGCAATGAGAGAGTGTCCTGGCCTCATTGACTCCCTCATGAGTTACGTTCAGTCCTGTGTTGCAGAGGAAAACCCTGACGACAAG TCTGTGGAGAACTGCGCATGCATCCTCCATAACTTGACCTACCAACTGGAGGCCGAGTCCCCTCAGTGCTTCAGCAAGTTCAAGAGTCAGATAGCGAGCCAATCCGAGGATAGGAAAAGCCCCACGATTGGATGTTTCAGCCCCAGGAGCAACAGGGCTCAAAAGGAG TTTTCATTCGACATGACTCGGGGAATGATGGATGACAGCACACCATCGGGTGTGAAGTGGTTGTGCCACCCAAGAGCCATGCAGACCTACCTGTCTTTGCTGGGATCGTCCCGGAAAGACGCCACACTGGAGGCTTGCTGTGGTGCCCTGCAGAACCTCACTGCCAGCAAGGGGCTG GGCTCCAGTGCCATGAGCCAAATTCTGGTTCATAAGTTGGGGGCTCTGATGCACTTATCCCCTCTTTTAAAGTCTCCTAACCGGAGCCTGCAGAAGACTGCCATGTCCCTGCTGGGGAACATTTCCCGTACCGACAGTTTGCAGACTTCAATCG CAAAGCAGATTTTACCGGAGCTCACCGGCATCCTTTCCTCCACTCCCAGAGAAATGGGAAACTCTGATGAAACTATAGCATCAACTTGCAACACAGTACGGAGTCTGATCATGGCCGAACCCGAGGTCAGCAAGAAGGTCGTTAATAGTGAACTGGTGACATCACTGGCTGACCTCAGTGAGAATGG ATCTTTTCCCAAAGGCAGCAAAGCAGCTTCCCTGCTGCTCTACAGCTTATGGAACGAGAAGAATTTTCAAGGAGTTGTTAAAAAG CTGGGATTCAGCAAATCTCTTTTTGTTAATGACACCACCACAGCAGTGCACAGGTTGGCACAAGTAATCGAGTGA
- the LOC109984895 gene encoding plakophilin-1 isoform X1, whose protein sequence is MAHEPLRSAMSMRSREDTSLALPNDHKLRSGQQRVLDQVHTIKRTKSKPGTNGTLSPSPTSMISPLSWTTNEFGAFKFTPSKANGNFSRTNSTLSTGYNKSVNAQRSRTLSSKTMGTRNVSTSGIWEQQMNNSNWPRSQNGLKPSRSDPALAPTYAAAPASIMRAKGQTVQNQQTLQTRVNRHSTYSIPNGISLTNSQTRMVRPISAQSQTEGKMGTLKPIKLGQMSGVTSTATMSDLTLKEAVEFLSHPDENYQQCGATYIQHTTYKEEHAKQEVYQLDGIPTLVALLRSPHVGVSQAAAGALRNLVFRDQDNKLEVQHCGGIGKALQLLKETDSTETQKQVTGLLWNLSSADELKGELIATALPALTENVVVPFTCWSDNSANNNIHPDVFHSATGCLRNLSCAKQKERQAMRECPGLIDSLMSYVQSCVAEENPDDKSVENCACILHNLTYQLEAESPQCFSKFKSQIASQSEDRKSPTIGCFSPRSNRAQKEQFSFDMTRGMMDDSTPSGVKWLCHPRAMQTYLSLLGSSRKDATLEACCGALQNLTASKGLGSSAMSQILVHKLGALMHLSPLLKSPNRSLQKTAMSLLGNISRTDSLQTSIAKQILPELTGILSSTPREMGNSDETIASTCNTVRSLIMAEPEVSKKVVNSELVTSLADLSENGSFPKGSKAASLLLYSLWNEKNFQGVVKKLGFSKSLFVNDTTTAVHRLAQVIE, encoded by the exons ATGGCTCACGAGCCACTGCGGTCGGCGATGAGCATGAGGAGCCGCGAGGACACGTCGCTCGCGCTGCCAAACGATCACAAACTGCGCTCGGGACAGCAGCGCGTGCTGGACCAGGTGCACACCATCAAGAGGACCAAGTCGAAGCCTGGGACGAACGGCACACTGTCGCCCTCTCCAACAA GTATGATAAGTCCGCTGTCTTGGACAACAAACGAGTTCGGAGCGTTTAAATTTACTCCATCCAAAGCAAATGGAAACTTCAGTCGCACCAACTCCACCTTGTCAACAGGATACAACAAATCG gttaatGCTCAGAGGAGTCGCACTCTGTCCAGTAAAACCATGGGGACAAGAAATGTCAGCACCTCAGGAATATGGGAACAACAAATGAACAATTCCAACTGGCCCAGGAGTCAAAACGGACTGAAACCCAGTCGGAGTGATCCTGCCTTGGCTCCTACAtatgctgctgctcctgcatcTATTATG aGAGCCAAAGGGCAGACTGTCCAGAACCAGCAAACCCTCCAGACTCGGGTCAATAGACACAGCACCTATTCCATTCCAAATGGCATTTCGTTGACCAACAGCCAGACACGCATGGTCCGACCAATCTCTGCCCAATCACAAACCGAGGGCAAGATGGGAACCCTCAAACCAATCAAATTAGGGCAGATGTCAGG TGTGACCAGTACAGCGACCATGTCAGACCTTACCCTTAAAGAGGCTGTCGAGTTTCTGTCTCACCCTGAtgaaaattaccaacagtgTGGAGCGACCTACATCCAGCACACCACCTATAAGGAGGAGCATGCCAAACAGGAG GTTTATCAGCTAGACGGTATACCAACTCTGGTGGCCCTGCTGCGGAGCCCCCACGTTGGGGTGAGCCAGGCTGCTGCAGGGGCTCTGAGGAACCTGGTGTTCAGAGACCAAGACAACAAGCTGGAGGTTCAGCACTGTGGCGGTATAGGAAAGGCCCTGCAGCTGCTAAAAGAGACAGACTCAACTGAGACCCAGAAACAAGTCACTG GCCTGCTGTGGAACCTGTCCTCTGCTGATGAGCTGAAGGGCGAACTTATAGCGACAGCCCTGCCCGCTCTCACTGAGAATGTGGTGGTACCATTCACCTGCTGGTCAGACAACAGCGCCAACAACAACATTCACCCTGATGTCTTTCACAGTGCCACAGGATGCCTGCG GAACCTGAGCTGTGCCAAGCAGAAGGAGAGGCAGGCAATGAGAGAGTGTCCTGGCCTCATTGACTCCCTCATGAGTTACGTTCAGTCCTGTGTTGCAGAGGAAAACCCTGACGACAAG TCTGTGGAGAACTGCGCATGCATCCTCCATAACTTGACCTACCAACTGGAGGCCGAGTCCCCTCAGTGCTTCAGCAAGTTCAAGAGTCAGATAGCGAGCCAATCCGAGGATAGGAAAAGCCCCACGATTGGATGTTTCAGCCCCAGGAGCAACAGGGCTCAAAAGGAG CAGTTTTCATTCGACATGACTCGGGGAATGATGGATGACAGCACACCATCGGGTGTGAAGTGGTTGTGCCACCCAAGAGCCATGCAGACCTACCTGTCTTTGCTGGGATCGTCCCGGAAAGACGCCACACTGGAGGCTTGCTGTGGTGCCCTGCAGAACCTCACTGCCAGCAAGGGGCTG GGCTCCAGTGCCATGAGCCAAATTCTGGTTCATAAGTTGGGGGCTCTGATGCACTTATCCCCTCTTTTAAAGTCTCCTAACCGGAGCCTGCAGAAGACTGCCATGTCCCTGCTGGGGAACATTTCCCGTACCGACAGTTTGCAGACTTCAATCG CAAAGCAGATTTTACCGGAGCTCACCGGCATCCTTTCCTCCACTCCCAGAGAAATGGGAAACTCTGATGAAACTATAGCATCAACTTGCAACACAGTACGGAGTCTGATCATGGCCGAACCCGAGGTCAGCAAGAAGGTCGTTAATAGTGAACTGGTGACATCACTGGCTGACCTCAGTGAGAATGG ATCTTTTCCCAAAGGCAGCAAAGCAGCTTCCCTGCTGCTCTACAGCTTATGGAACGAGAAGAATTTTCAAGGAGTTGTTAAAAAG CTGGGATTCAGCAAATCTCTTTTTGTTAATGACACCACCACAGCAGTGCACAGGTTGGCACAAGTAATCGAGTGA